The sequence below is a genomic window from Thioclava nitratireducens.
CACCTCCGGAGCAAGCGAGATGATCTTCATGAAGTTCTTCGCACGCAGCTCACGCACGACCGGCCCGAAGATACGGGTGCCGACCGGCTCGCCCGCGTTGTTCAGGATGACGGCGGCGTTGCGGTCGAAACGGATGGCGGTGCCATCGTCGCGACGAACTTCTTTGGCGGTGCGCACGACGACGGCCTTGCGGACGTCACCTTTCTTCACGCGGCCGCGCGGGATCGCTTCCTTGACCGACACCACAATGATGTCGCCCACGGATGCGTAACGGCGGTGCGAGCCGCCGAGGACCTTGATGCACTGAACCCGGCGAGCGCCGGAGTTGTCAGCAACATCCAGATTGGTCTGCATCTGGATCATGGGGTTACTCCCGACCTTTGGGGACGCCTATGCAGTAAGGGCCCCAGGGTTTCGAATACTGGCGAAATGGCCGCGGCTTACGCCGTGACCACAACCCGCCAGCGCTTGGTCTTCGAGATCGGCGCGCACTCTTCGATGCGAACAATGTCACCGGTCTTGAACTGGTTTTCCGCGTCGTGGGCGCGGTATTTCTTGGACTTCCGGATCGTTTTCTTGAGAACCGGATGCGTGAAGCGGCGCTCGACCGAAACGGTGATGGTCTGGTCGTTCTTGTCCGACGTCACGGTACCTTGCAGGATGCGTTTGGGCATAGGAAGCTCTCCTTACTTCGCGGCTTCAGCGGCTTTTTGGTTCAGCACGGTCTTGATCCGTGCAACGTCCCGACGAACGGTACGCATGCGCGCGGTGTTCTCGAGCTGGTTCGTGGCCTGCTGAAAGCGGAGATTGAAGGCTTCTTTCTTCAGCGAGACGAGCTGGTCACGCAGCTCATCAGGCGTCTTCGCCTTGAGTTCTTGGGCGTTCATCCCGGGTCCTTTCTTGGCATCAGAGGGCCCCTCGCGGGTGACCCTACTTCTGATGGGTTATGTCGGTCCTGATTTCAGGAACTTGGGGCCAATATCAGAGCGAATCGAATATGGCAAGGATTGTTTGGCCTCCGGCCCGCTTTCGCGTAACAGGGGGGTAAATCCACGCCCAGTTGCGAGAGCCCCCAATGCCCGAGTCCAAATCCCAGATCGAGTCCCTTTTCGTCACCCGCCTCTACCGCGCCTCCCTATCCGAATTCGGCCCCAAGGTCGATACGAACGAGCTGGAGACCTCGTGCTACGCCATCGCCGAGGACGACGAAGCCGGTCAGGACTGGTGCGAGGAGAACGGCTATCCGGGCTATACCTCCTACGCCTCGCTCACCGACCTGCCCTGGCGCTTCCCGATCTTCGCGGACATAGTGAAGGCGCTCGACAAGCACGTTGCGGCCTTTGCCAAAGATCTCGAATTCGATCTGGGCGAGGGTAAGCTGGTGCTGGAAGACCTCTGGATCAACATCCTGCCCGAAGGCGGCACCCACAGCTCGCACCTGCACCCCCATTCGGTGATCTCGGGCACGACCTATGTCGCAATGCCCGACGGCGCCTCAGCGCTGAAGCTGGAAGACCCGCGCAGCGCCCGGATGATGGCGGCCCCTACCCGCCTCAAGACCGCCCGGCGCGAGCTGCAGCCCTTCATCTACATCGCCCCCGAACCGGGTGAGGTGCTGCTCTGGGAAAGCTGGCTGCGCCACGAGGTACCGATGAACACGGCCGAAGACGAGCGGATCTCGGTCAGCTTCAATTACAAATGGGTCGACTGAGCCCGGCGCTTTGATCGCCATCATAGCCAAGCCGCATCTCACCTGATTTTCTTGCTGCGCAACCAGACACCGGGAGCGCAGCATGAAAACACTCGTCGCCTATGCCTCGACCGAGGGGCAAACCCGCAAAATCGCGCGGCACGTCGCCGACCGCATCGCGGATCTGGGTCACTCCGCGGAATTGATTTCCACCGATGAGGCCGAAGGGATGGATCTCGGCCGGTTCGACCGGATCGTCCTCGCGGCCTCGATCCATGTCGGACATTATCAGGGTCGCTTCGCGGATTTCGTCGCCGAACAACGCGATATCATCAAGAACCGCCCGAACCTCTTTCTCTCGGTCTCGCTGGCCGCCGCCGGTCATGACGCAGAGGATTGGCGCGCCCTCGACAAAATCCTGAAGGACTTCGAAGCGGCGACCGGCTGGACGCCGGATCTGACGGAACAGATCGCGGGCGCCTATCTGCCGTCGAGATACGATATTTTCCGCCGGTTCGTGATGCGCCGGATCGTGGCGAAGAAAAATCCCGATGCCGATCTCGATGCAGATATCGAATATACCGACTGGAAGGCACTGGACGCGCTGATCGACGGCTGGATTTCCGACGGCGCCTGATCGCAGCGCCAGATACGCAAAAGCCCCGCCATCGCTGGCGGGGCTTTCGTTTGTCTTCAGCTTCAGACCGGGATTACCAGTCCTGACGCTCGACGATGCGGCAGGCCACCGGAAGCTTGGCCGCGCCGAGGCGCAGAGCCTCGCGAGCGGTCACTTCGTTGACGCCGTCGATCTCGAACATCACGCGGCCGGGCTTGACCTTGGCGGCCCAACGGTCGACCGAACCCTTACCTTTACCCATACGGACTTCGGTGGGCTTTGCGGTGATCGGGGTATCCGGGAAGATCCGGATCCAGACACGGCCTTGACGCTTCATGTGGCGGGTGATCGCACGACGCGCAGCTTCGATCTGACGGGCGGTGACGCGCTCGGGCGCCTCTGCCTTGAGGCCGAAGTGACCGAAGTTCAGGTCGAAACCACCTTTGGCTTCACCATGAATCCGGCCTTTGTGCATCTTGCGGAACTTCGTCCGTTTCGGTTGCAGCATAACTATCTACTCCCTCAGCGATCGCGACGCGGGCCGCGCGGTGCCGGGCCCTCTTGGGCTTCGGCGTGCTTGCGGTCACGAGCTTGCGGATCATGTTCCATGATCTCGCCTTTGAAGATCCAGACCTTCACGCCGATGATCCCGTAGGGGGTCGACGCTTCGGACAGCGCGTAGTCGATGTCGGCACGCAGGGTGTGCAGCGGAACGCGACCTTCGCGATACCACTCGGTCCGTGCGATCTCGGCGCCGCCCAGACGGCCAGCGACGTTCACGCGGATACCAAGACCACCCATGCGCATCGCGTTCTGCACCGCGCGCTTCATGGCGCGACGGAACGAGACACGACGCTCGAGCTGCTGAGCGATCGACTCGGCAACCAGCTGCGCGTCGAGTTCCGGCTTGCGGACTTCGACAATGTTCAGGTGCAGCTCGCTGTCGGTGAAGTTCGCCAGCTTCTTGCGGAGCGCTTCGATGTCAGCGCCCTTCTTGCCGATGATGACGCCCGGACGCGCAGCGTGAATGGTCACGCGGCACTTCTTGTGCGGACGCTCGATGATGACACGGCTGACGCCGGCCTGCTTGGCTTCCTCGTGGATGAACTCGCGGATCTTGATGTCCTCGAGCAGCAGGTCGCCGTAGTCCTTGCTGTCGGCATACCAGCGGCTATCCCAGGTGCGGTTGACCTGGAGGCGCATGCCGATCGGATTAACCTTCTGACCCATTACGCTTGCTCCTCAACCTGACGCACCTTGATGGTGATTTCCGAGAACGGCTTCATGATCTTGCCGAAGCGACCACGCGCCCGCGGACGGCCACGCTTCATCACCAGGTTCTTGCCGACCCAGGCTTCCGCCACGATGAGTTCGTCCACGTCCAGGCCGTGGTTGTTCTCTGCGTTGGCGATCGCCGACTGGAGGCACTTCTTCACGTCGAGCGCGATGCGCTTCTTCGAGAAGGTCAGGTCCGAAAGGGCCTTGTCGACCTTCTTTCCACGGATCATCGCGGCGACGAGGTTCAGTTTCTGCGGCGAGGTGCGAAGCATACGGGTCTTCGCCATCGCTTCGTTCTCCGCCACGCGGCGCGGATTCTTTTCCTTACCCATGACGATTACTTCCTCTTGGCTTTTTTATCGGCCGCATGCCCGTAATAGGTGCGGGTCGGCGAATATTCACCGAACTTCTGGCCGATCATTTCCTCGGTGACGTTGACCGGGATGTGTTTCTGACCGTTGTAGACCCCAAAGGTGAGGCCGACGAATTGCGGCAGGATGGTGGAGCGACGCGACCAGATCTTGATGACGTCGCCTTTGCCCGACTCGCGAGCCTTCTCTGCTTTTTTCAGCAGGTAGGCATCAACGAAGGGGCCTTTCCAAACAGAACGAGACATATGTTAGCGACCCTTCTTCTTCGCGTGACGCGAACGCAGGATGTACTGGTCCGTCTTCTTGTTGACGCGCGTGCGCTTGCCCTTGGTGGGCTTGCCCCACGGCGTAACCGGATGACGGCCACCCGAGGTGCGGCCTTCACCACCACCGTGCGGGTGGTCGATCGGGTTCATCGCGACACCGCGGACGGTCGGACGAACACCCATGTGGCGCTTACGACCGGCTTTACCGAGGTTCTGGTTCGAGTGGTCGGCGTTCGACACGGCACCGATGGTCGCCATGCATTCCTGACGCACGAGGCGCAGTTCGCCCGACGAAAGACGCAGCTGAGCGTAGCCGCCGTCACGACCGACGAACTGGGCGTAGGTGCCCGCGGCGCGTGCGATCTGGCCACCCTTGCCGGGCTTCAGTTCGACGTTGTGGACGATGGTACCGATCGGCATGCCCGAGAACGGCATCGCGTTGCCCGGCTTGACGTCGTGACGCGAGCCCGAAACGACCTTGTCACCAACAGCGAGACGCTGGGGTGCGAGGATGTAGGCCTGCTCACCATCTTCATAATTGATCAGCGCGATGAAGGCGGTCCGGTTCGGATCGTATTCGATCCGCTCGACGGTGCCATGAACATCGAACTTGCGACGCTTGAAATCGACGATGCGGTAGAGACGCTTCGCGCCACCACCCTTGTGCCACATCGTGATCCGCCCGGTGTTGTTCCGGCCACCCGACTTGGTCAAACCCTCAGTGAGGGCTTTGACCGGACGGCCTTTCCAAAGCTCCGAACGGTCGATCAGAACCAGCCCACGCTGGCCCGGCGTCGTCGGCTTATACGACTTGAGTGCCATGCTTTCTGTCTTCCGTTGGTTTGCGGCGAGTTGCCTCGCCTGTCTGTGTGTATAGGGCCCCGAAGGTCCCCGAATTCAAAAATCACGGGCCCCGGAACGAATCCGAGGCCGCGAGACTGGCGCGATGTAGCAGGCTTATGGGGGTGAGTCTATAGCCTTGGCCTGTTTTTACACGCGATGGCCCAAGCAACTGGCGCTTCGCGGTCCGGGCAGGCAAAATGGCCCCCGAGGCAGACGACATAACAGGAGAAAATCGATGCGTCCAACCCGAGCAATTCTGCTCGCCGCTCCGCTCTGCGCGGCAGCCACCCTCGCCACCCCGACCCTCGCCGACGCGTGGCGCGGCACCTATGAGGTCGCCGGGGTGAAGGGGCAGGACATGCTGAAACTGCGCGCAGGCCCCGGCACCGGCTACAAGGTAATCCTGGGGCTTCCCAACGGCGCAATCGTCCATGTGCGCAGCTGCGAGCGCAGCGGCAATACCCGCTGGTGCAACGTCTCGCTCGACGTCGCGCGCAACCTGCGCGGCTATGTCTCTGAGAGCTACCTGCGGGAGAAGTGAGTGGTGGGCGCTGCCCGGGCTGGCCACCCGGGCGCCCCATAAGAGGCAAGCCCCTAATCCAACTCCGCAAACGAAAAGGCCCCCGCGATCACGAGGGCCTTTCCAATGTCTCGGTCGTACCGGATTACAGGCCGGTGGTGACGTCGATCGTGTTGCCTTCTTCCAGCGTCACGTAGGCTTTCTTGAAGTCCGAGCGACGGCCGGGGGTGCCCCGGAAGCGCTTGGTCTTGCCCTTGGTGATGGTGGTGTTGACCGCCTTCACCTTGACGCCGAAGAGAGTCTCGACAGCTTCTTTGATCTGCGGCTTCGAAGCGTCTTTCGCCACTTCGAAAACAACAGCGCCGTTCTCCGAGGCCATTGTGGCCTTCTCGGTGATGACCGGCTTGACGATCACGTCGTAATGTTCGGGTTTCGCGCTCATTTCAGACGAGCCTCCAGAGCTTCGACACCCGCCTTCGTGAGCACGAGCGTGTCACGCTTGAGGATGTCATACACGTTGGCGCCCATCGAAGGCAGCACATCGATGCCGTCGATGTTGCGCGCGGCTTGGGCGAAGTTCTCGTTCACCTCGGCCCCGTCGATCACCAGCACCTTCTTCCAGCCCAGCTCCTTGGCGGCTTTCGCCAGCAGCTTGGTCTTGGCTTCGGCGAGCTGCGCGTCCTCCAGGACGATCAGTTTGCCAGCGGCGGCTTTCGACGACAGCGCGTGCTTCAGACCTAGAGCCCGGAACTTCTTGGGCAGGTCATGAGCGTGGCTGCGCGGGGTCGGACCCTTGTAGACACCACCCTTGCGGAAGATCGGCGCCTTGCGGGAACCGTGACGTGCGCCACCGGTGCCCTTCTGACGGTAGATCTTCTTGGTCGAGTAGCTGACCTCCGAGCGGGTGAGAACCGAGTGGGTGCCCTGCTGAGCCTTCGCGCGCTGCCAGCGCACGACGCGATGCAGGATGTCCGCACGCGGCTCGAGCCCGAAGATCTCGTCGGCGAGGTCAATCGAACCGGCCTTGCCGGCGTCGAGCTTGATCACATCGAGTTTCATTCTTTGTCTCCTTCGGGCGCTTCGCCGCCGTCTTCGCCTTTATCGGCTTCGATCGACGCTTCGGCTTCCTTCAGCGCGGCAGCTTCCTGAGCGGCCTGCTCCTCGGCGAGACGCTGAGCTTCGGCTTCGGCCTCGGCGGCAGCGGCGGCAGCGGCTTCTTCGGCAGCTTTCGCAGCGGCTTCGGCAGCCGACTTCAGCGCGGCGGGGTAGATGATGTTCTCGGAAAGCGGCTTCTTGACCGCATCCTTGACCGTCACCCAGCCACCTTTGGCGCCCGGAACCGAACCCTTGACCATGATCAGGCCACGGTCGGCATCGGTCTTGACGACCTGAAGGTTCTGGGTCGTGACACGGACGGCACCGAGGTGACCGGCCATCTTCTTGCCCTTGAACACTTTACCCGGGTCCTGACACTGGCCGGTCGAACCGTGCGAGCGGTGCGAGATCGACACGCCGTGCGTGGCGCGCAGACCGCCGAAGTTGTGACGCTTCATCGCACCGGCGAAACCCTTACCGATCGAGGTGCCCGCGATATCCACGAACTGACCTTCGAAATAGTGGTTCGCGGTGATTTCCTCGCCCACTTCGATCAGATTTTCTTCAGCGACGCGGAATTCCGCGACCTTGCGCTTCGGGGCGACATTGGCTTTCGCGAAGTGACCACGCAGGGCGGCGGTCGTACGCTTGGCCTTGGCTTCACCAGCGCCGAGCTGAACGGCCGTGTAGCCGTCGGTCTCGGAAGTGCGCTGAGCCACCACCTGAAGCTTGTCGAGTTGGAGAACGGTCACAGGAACCTGCTTGCCGTCCTCAAGGAAGAGCCGGGTCATGCCCAGCTTCTTGGCGATAACACCAGTCCGCAGCATAATGCCCTCCTTACACCTTGATCTCGACGTCGACGCCCGCTGCGAGGTCGAGCTTCATCAGCGCGTCCACGGTCTGGGGGGTCGGATCGACGATGTCGAGAAGACGCTTATGCGTCCGGATTTCCCACTGGTCGCGCGACTTCTTGTCGATGTGCGGACCACGCAGAACCGTGAATTTCTCGATCTTGTTCGGGAGCGGGATGGGCCCGCGAACCTGGGCACCCGTGCGCTTCGCGGTGTTCACGATTTCCTGGGTGCTGGCGTCCAGCACGCGGTAATCGAACGCCTTGAGCCGGATGCGGATATTTTGGCCGGTCATATGTCATGCCTCTTCGCATGGCGTGAAGGTTGAGAGGCAGACGGCACCGAATGTAGCGCCTGCATCGAACCTATAAATCTTGGCAGATCAGGCGCGTCCTCTATGGCGTCACCCTGAGTCTGTCAAGAGCGAATGGCGCGCCTTTCGGCGCACCATTCAGATTCTTTCCAACTGTCGTTTTCGGGACCCCGGAGTGGGCCCCGAAACCACCGATCACTCGATGATTTTCGACACCACGCCGGCGCCGACGGTGCGGCCGCCTTCGCGGATTGCGAAGCGCAGACCGTCTTCCATCGCGATCGGAGCGATCAGTTCGACTTCGAACTTCAGATTGTCGCCCGGCATCACCATCTCGGTGCCCTCGGGCAGCGTCACGGTGCCGGTCACGTCCGTCGTGCGGAAGTAGAACTGCGGACGGTAGTTCGCGAAGAACGGGGTGTGACGGCCACCTTCCTCTTTGGTGAGGATGTAGGCTTCAGCTTCGAACTTCGTGTGCGGCTTCACCGAACCCGGCTTGCACAGAACCTGACCACGCTCGACGCCGTCACGGTCGATGCCGCGCAGCAGCGCGCCGATGTTGTCGCCAGCTTCACCACGGTCCAGCAGCTTGCGGAACATCTCGACGCCCGTGCAGGTCGTCTTCGAGGTGTCGCGGATGCCCACGATTTCCAGTTCGTCGCCGACGTTGATCACGCCACGCTCGACGCGGCCGGTCACAACCGTACCACGACCCGAGATCGAGAACACGTCTTCGATCGGCATCAGGAAGGGCTGGTCCACGGCGCGCTCCGGCGTCGGGATGTAGCTGTCGACAGCTTCCATCAGCGCACGGATCGAGTTCTCGCCGATTTCCGGATCACGGCCTTCCATCGCGGCCAGAGCCGAACCCTTGATGATCGGGATATCGTCGCCGGGGAAGTCGTAGGACGACAGAAGTTCACGAACTTCCATTTCCACGAGCTCGAGCAGCTCCTCGTCGTCGACCTGGTCAACCTTGTTCAGGTACACGACCATCGCCGGGATGCCGACCTGGCGGCCGAGCAGGATGTGCTCGCGCGTCTGCGGCATCGGGCCGTCAGCTGCGTTCACGACCAGGATCGCGCCGTCCATCTGCGCGGCACCCGTGATCATGTTCTTCACGTAGTCGGCGTGGCCGGGGCAGTCGACGTGCGCGTAGTGACGCGACTCGGTCTCGTACTCCACGTGCGCGGTCGAGATCGTGATGCCGCGGGCTTTCTCTTCCGGCGCGCCGTCGATCTGGTCATACGCGCGGAAATCACCGAAATACTTCGTGATCGCAGCCGTCAGCGTCGTCTTGCCGTGGTCAACGTGGCCAATCGTGCCGATGTTGACGTGCGGTTTGTTACGTTCAAACTTTTCCTTTGCCATGATGGCCTCCTGTCAGTGCGTTGGGTGGGAAAGGCGCCGGGTCTCCCCGGCGCGCGTCCCTTACGCGTATTTCTTCTGAATCTCGTCCGAGATGTTCTGCGGCACGGCTTCGTAATGGCTGAAGAGCATCGTGAAGACCGCACGGCCCGAGGACATCGAACGCAGGTTGTTGATGTAGCCGAACATGTTGGCGAGCGGCACGAAGGCGTTCACGACGACCGCGTTGCCGCGGGTGTCCTGACCTTGCACCTGGCCCCGACGCGAGGTCAGGTCGCCAATGATGCCACCGGTATATTCTTCCGGGGTCACCACTTCGACTTTCATCATCGGCTCGAGCAGCTTCGCGCCAGCCTTGCGCAGACCTTCACGCATCGCGGCACGCGACGCGATTTCGAAGGCGAGCACCGAGGAGTCGACGTCGTGGAATGCACCGTCAACCAGCGCAACCTTGAAGTCGATCACCGGGAAGCCTGCCAGCGGACCGGAGTCCATGACCGACTTGATGCCCTTTTCGACGCCCGGGATGTATTCCTTCGGAACAGCACCACCAACGATGCGGCTCTCGAACGAATAACCTTCGCCCGGCTCGGTCGGCGAGATCTCGAGCTTGACGCGCGCGAACTGACCGGTACCGCCGGTCTGCTTCTTGTGCGTGTAGTCGATCTCGGTCGCGTGGCTGATCGTCTCGCGATAGGCCACCTGCGGCGCACCGATATTCGCCTCGACCTTGAACTCGCGCTTCATGCGGTCGACCAGGATGTCGAGGTGAAGTTCGCCCATGCCCTTCATGATGGTCTGGCCCGACTCGAGGTCGGTTTCGACGCGGAAGGACGGGTCTTCGGCTGCCAGGCGCTGAAGGGCGAGGCCCATCTTTTCCTGGTCGGCTTTCGACTTCGGCTCCACGGCGATCTCGATCACCGGATCGGGGAAGGTCATCGTTTCGAGAACGACCTGGTTGTTCGGGTCGCACAGCGTGTCACCGGTGGTGGTCTCTTTGAGACCGGCCAGCGCGATGATGTCGCCCGCATAGGCTTCTTCGATCTCGGTCCGGTTGTTCGAGTGCATCATCATCATACGACCGATGCGCTCTTTACGACCTTTGGTCGAGTTCAGGATCGAGTCGCCCTTCTTCAGCGTGCCCGAGTAGAGGCGCGTGAAGGTGAGCGAACCCACGAAGGGGTCGTTCATGATCTTGAACGCGAGACCCGACAGGGGCTCTTCGTCCGAGGCATGACGTGCGATGTTGCGGGTTTCCGTCTCGTCGTCCGGCGAGAAGCCCATGTAGGCGGGCACGTCGAGCGGCGAGGGCAGGAAGTCGACCACGGCGTTGAGCAGCGGCTGGACACCCTTGTTCTTGAAGGCCGAACCACCGAGAACCGGAACGAAGGACAGCGACAGCGTGCCCTTGCGGATCAGGTTGCGCAGCGTCGGGATATCGGGCTCTTCGCCTTCGAGATAGGCCATCATCGCGTCGTCGTCTTGCTCGACGGCGTTCTCGATGAGGTGCGAACGCCATTCGTCCGCGGTCGCCTTCAGATCGTCACGGATCGGCTGACGCACCCAGGCAGCGCCCAGATCTTCGCCTTTCCAGACCCACTCTTCCATGGTGACCAGGTCGACGATGCCTTCGAGTTGATCTTCGGCACCGATCGGGAAGTTCACCGGAACCGGAGTCGCACCGGTGCGGTCCTTGATCATCTTCACGCAGTTGAAGAAGTCCGCGCCGATCTTGTCCATCTTGTTGACGAAGACGAGGCGCGGAACCTTGTAGCGGTCAGCCTGACGCCACACGGTCTCGGTCTGCGGCTCAACACCGGCGTTCCCGTCGAGCAGCGCGACAGCGCCGTCGAGCACGGCCAGCGAACGCTCCACCTCGATGGTGAAGTCGACGTGGCCGGGGGTGTCGATGATGTTCATACGGAACTTGGTATCATCCGTACCTTCGGCGGTCGGATCTTCCTGCCACTGCCAGAAAGTCGTGGTAGCTGCCGAGGTGATGGTGATGCCGCGCTCGGCCTCTTGCTCCATCCAGTCCATGGTAGCAGCACCGTCGTGCACTTCGCCGATCTTGTGCGACTTGCCGGTGTAGAACAGGATGCGCTCGGTCGTCGTGGTTTTACCAGCGTCGATATGCGCCATGATCCCGAAGTTGCGATAACGCTTTAGGGGATATTCGCGAGCCATGGTGGCGTCCTTCCGTTATTACCAGCGATAATGGCTGAACGCTTTGTTCGCGTCGGCCATCTTGTGGGTGTCTTCGCGCTTCTTGACCGCGGAACCACGCGAGTTCACGGCATCGAGGAGTTCGCCGGCGAGGCGCTCTTCCATGGTGTTCTCGTTGCGGGACTTGGCGGCAGCGATGAGCCAGCGGATGGCCAGCGCTTCGCGGCGGGTCGGGCGCACCTCGACCGGAACCTGATAGGTGGCACCACCCACACGACGCGAACGCACTTCGACCGAAGGCTTCACGTTGTCGAGGGCTTCGTGGAACACCTCGATGGGCTCACGCTTGAGCTTGCCCTCAACGCGGTTGAGCGCGTTGTAGACGATTTTCTCGGCGGCGGACTTCTTGCCGTCGATCATCAGGTTGTTCATGAATTTGGTCAGCACGCGATCGCCATATTTGGCGTCGGGCAGGACTTCGCGCTTCTCAGCGGCGTGACGACGAGACATCTCGAGATCTCCTTACTTCGGACGCTTCGCGCCGTATTTCGAACGGCGTTGACGACGGTCTTTAACACCTTGCGTATCGAGCACACCGCGCAGGATGTGGTAACGAACGCCCGGAAGGTCTTTCACACGGCCGCCACGAATGAGCACAACGGAGTGCTCCTGGAGGTTGTGCTTCTCGCCCGGGATGTAGGAGATGACCTCGAAGCCATTCGTCAGGCGCACCTTGGCAACCTTACGCATAGCGGAGTTCGGTTTCTTCGGCGTCGTAGTGTAGACGCGCGTGCACACGCCACGCTTTTGCGGGCATTCTTGGAGGTGCTGCGACTTAGAGCGCTTCACCTTGGGCTGCCGCGGTTTGCGGATCAGCTGTTGGATCGTCGGCATTCGGTTCCCCGTTCTGCTGTCAATACTCGCCCCGTTTCCGGAGGCGCCACTTCTCGACGCGTTTCCGCGCGGATTCGCGAAAACGCCAAATCGCATTCCTCCCCGGCCCGAGGACCGCGGCGAATGCGTTGAATTCCAGAGGATCGGGGCGAAGGCCCGGATCATGACCACTAGAAATCGGCGACCCTTCGGGCAGACTTCACCCGTCAGGTAGCGCGGCGTATAGGGGGAGTCGTCTGGGTTGTCAACTCTCGCGCCGGGCCTCGCCGCGCACTTGCGCCACAAGCCGCGCGCCCCACCCTGCGAAGAGGATTCCCCAGAGCAGCCAGGCCACCGTAAGGCTTACCAGTCCGGCGAAATAGGTGTCGGACAGAAAGTGCCGTCCGGTGCCGATCCGCTGCACGATGATGAAGACCGCGACGAAGACGCCGACTGCGCGCAGATAGAGCACGCCCCAGCGTGGCAGGTGCGCCCGCCACAGCTCTGCGCCGAGCCATATCAGCAGCCCCAGCGCAACTGCCGCCGCGACCTCGCCCGACACGAACGAGCAGTTCCGCGAGCATTGATCGGTGAAGGTGCCCGGCAGGCTGAAGTGATGCGCGCCGCCGAATAGATCAACATTCGCAGGTCGCGCTCGCCCGGAATTCGCCTTCAGCACGCCGTTC
It includes:
- the rplN gene encoding 50S ribosomal protein L14, producing the protein MIQMQTNLDVADNSGARRVQCIKVLGGSHRRYASVGDIIVVSVKEAIPRGRVKKGDVRKAVVVRTAKEVRRDDGTAIRFDRNAAVILNNAGEPVGTRIFGPVVRELRAKNFMKIISLAPEVL
- the rpsQ gene encoding 30S ribosomal protein S17, which codes for MPKRILQGTVTSDKNDQTITVSVERRFTHPVLKKTIRKSKKYRAHDAENQFKTGDIVRIEECAPISKTKRWRVVVTA
- the rpmC gene encoding 50S ribosomal protein L29, coding for MNAQELKAKTPDELRDQLVSLKKEAFNLRFQQATNQLENTARMRTVRRDVARIKTVLNQKAAEAAK
- a CDS encoding 2OG-Fe(II) oxygenase family protein — translated: MPESKSQIESLFVTRLYRASLSEFGPKVDTNELETSCYAIAEDDEAGQDWCEENGYPGYTSYASLTDLPWRFPIFADIVKALDKHVAAFAKDLEFDLGEGKLVLEDLWINILPEGGTHSSHLHPHSVISGTTYVAMPDGASALKLEDPRSARMMAAPTRLKTARRELQPFIYIAPEPGEVLLWESWLRHEVPMNTAEDERISVSFNYKWVD
- a CDS encoding flavodoxin domain-containing protein → MKTLVAYASTEGQTRKIARHVADRIADLGHSAELISTDEAEGMDLGRFDRIVLAASIHVGHYQGRFADFVAEQRDIIKNRPNLFLSVSLAAAGHDAEDWRALDKILKDFEAATGWTPDLTEQIAGAYLPSRYDIFRRFVMRRIVAKKNPDADLDADIEYTDWKALDALIDGWISDGA
- the rplP gene encoding 50S ribosomal protein L16; its protein translation is MLQPKRTKFRKMHKGRIHGEAKGGFDLNFGHFGLKAEAPERVTARQIEAARRAITRHMKRQGRVWIRIFPDTPITAKPTEVRMGKGKGSVDRWAAKVKPGRVMFEIDGVNEVTAREALRLGAAKLPVACRIVERQDW
- the rpsC gene encoding 30S ribosomal protein S3, producing MGQKVNPIGMRLQVNRTWDSRWYADSKDYGDLLLEDIKIREFIHEEAKQAGVSRVIIERPHKKCRVTIHAARPGVIIGKKGADIEALRKKLANFTDSELHLNIVEVRKPELDAQLVAESIAQQLERRVSFRRAMKRAVQNAMRMGGLGIRVNVAGRLGGAEIARTEWYREGRVPLHTLRADIDYALSEASTPYGIIGVKVWIFKGEIMEHDPQARDRKHAEAQEGPAPRGPRRDR
- the rplV gene encoding 50S ribosomal protein L22, which codes for MGKEKNPRRVAENEAMAKTRMLRTSPQKLNLVAAMIRGKKVDKALSDLTFSKKRIALDVKKCLQSAIANAENNHGLDVDELIVAEAWVGKNLVMKRGRPRARGRFGKIMKPFSEITIKVRQVEEQA
- the rpsS gene encoding 30S ribosomal protein S19, which codes for MSRSVWKGPFVDAYLLKKAEKARESGKGDVIKIWSRRSTILPQFVGLTFGVYNGQKHIPVNVTEEMIGQKFGEYSPTRTYYGHAADKKAKRK
- the rplB gene encoding 50S ribosomal protein L2, with product MALKSYKPTTPGQRGLVLIDRSELWKGRPVKALTEGLTKSGGRNNTGRITMWHKGGGAKRLYRIVDFKRRKFDVHGTVERIEYDPNRTAFIALINYEDGEQAYILAPQRLAVGDKVVSGSRHDVKPGNAMPFSGMPIGTIVHNVELKPGKGGQIARAAGTYAQFVGRDGGYAQLRLSSGELRLVRQECMATIGAVSNADHSNQNLGKAGRKRHMGVRPTVRGVAMNPIDHPHGGGEGRTSGGRHPVTPWGKPTKGKRTRVNKKTDQYILRSRHAKKKGR
- a CDS encoding SH3 domain-containing protein, translated to MRPTRAILLAAPLCAAATLATPTLADAWRGTYEVAGVKGQDMLKLRAGPGTGYKVILGLPNGAIVHVRSCERSGNTRWCNVSLDVARNLRGYVSESYLREK
- a CDS encoding 50S ribosomal protein L23 — its product is MSAKPEHYDVIVKPVITEKATMASENGAVVFEVAKDASKPQIKEAVETLFGVKVKAVNTTITKGKTKRFRGTPGRRSDFKKAYVTLEEGNTIDVTTGL
- the rplD gene encoding 50S ribosomal protein L4 gives rise to the protein MKLDVIKLDAGKAGSIDLADEIFGLEPRADILHRVVRWQRAKAQQGTHSVLTRSEVSYSTKKIYRQKGTGGARHGSRKAPIFRKGGVYKGPTPRSHAHDLPKKFRALGLKHALSSKAAAGKLIVLEDAQLAEAKTKLLAKAAKELGWKKVLVIDGAEVNENFAQAARNIDGIDVLPSMGANVYDILKRDTLVLTKAGVEALEARLK
- the rplC gene encoding 50S ribosomal protein L3, with the protein product MLRTGVIAKKLGMTRLFLEDGKQVPVTVLQLDKLQVVAQRTSETDGYTAVQLGAGEAKAKRTTAALRGHFAKANVAPKRKVAEFRVAEENLIEVGEEITANHYFEGQFVDIAGTSIGKGFAGAMKRHNFGGLRATHGVSISHRSHGSTGQCQDPGKVFKGKKMAGHLGAVRVTTQNLQVVKTDADRGLIMVKGSVPGAKGGWVTVKDAVKKPLSENIIYPAALKSAAEAAAKAAEEAAAAAAAEAEAEAQRLAEEQAAQEAAALKEAEASIEADKGEDGGEAPEGDKE